In Kangiella koreensis DSM 16069, the DNA window CGTTCCGCCTGAGGCGAACCGGACAAAAGCACCAATACAAAAGGAAAAGATCATGTCCACCCCCGAACTTAAAGTTATTGAGCAGCCCGTCAGGCCGTCAACATCGCAAAACTTGCCCTATGTGATCGAAACCGAGAATCTCGAATTGCGTTACGGCAAGAAGTTTGCATTGAAATCGCTAAGCCTGAAAATTCCACCAGGCCGCATTCACGCACTAGTAGGAGCGAATGGTGCGGGCAAGTCATCGCTATTTCGCATCCTGCTTGGCTTCCAGTCGCCGACGGGTGGTGAAGCGCGAATACTCGGCCGTGATTGCGTTTCTCTAAATGAGCACGACCGCGCCCGTATCGGCTTTGTGAATGAGGAGCACAGCCTACCTGCTTGGCTGCGCGTGGAAGACGTCGTGAAGATGCAGCGGAATCTCTATCCGCAGTGGGATCAAAAGGTGTATCGCAGCATCGTCGGACATTTTAATGTCGGCGAAGAGCAACGCATTCGCGAACTCTCGCGCGGTGAACGCGCCGGCGTAAATCTGGCGATGGCGATGGCGCAGAAACCGGAGCTGCTGATCCTGGATGAACCGACGCTCGGGCTAGATGTGGTTGCCAAGCGGGCCTTCTTGGAAGCGGTACTGGCATCTGTTGAGGCTACTAACTGCACCATCATCTATTGCTCACACCAGATGGAAGAAATTGAGCGGCTGGCCGACAACCTCATAGTGATGGAATTGGGCGAGCTGGTGCACATGTCCTCACCGGATGAATTTTGTGAGCGCGTCAGCCTGTGGGTGGCGGAATTTCCGTTTCAAACATCCGGCGCTGAGTTCCTGCCCGGTGTGTTGCAGGTCGAACGCATTGATGGATTGTTCCATTTCATCGTGCTCGACCAGGATGAAAATTTCGGCGAGTTGCTGGAGGACAAGGGCGCACGATGTGCCTGGCAGGGTGCGGTGGATCTCGACCGTGCGGTCAATGCATTCCTCACCCGCAACCATGCACGACCATTGCCGGATAATGCCGAGCCGGACATTGCCGGAGAAAATGGAGGAGACGCACAATGAAAGACCTTTATTTTTCGGAACTGAGGCGTTTTCGCTGGATTGCGATGGCAGCCGCTGTTGCCAATCAGCTGTTGCTGATTTTTCTTAACCGCATCGGCGATTTGTTGCAGAACTCGTATTTTCATGGCCTGCTGCTGTTGATCGCAATGGTAAGCGCGGTAGCACTGGCTATTTTCCAGGTCGGCAGTTACCGTAAGCCCAGCCAGTGGGCATGGCTGATTCACCGCCCTCTATCAACGTCGCGTATTTTCGGCGCGCTGGCTTTGTCAGCCACTACCATACTGTCACTGGTGATACTCCTACCGATGCTAATCGTATTGATCAGCACGGATATTCTGACGACGCGCGTCGCGGATCTGCACCATTATGTGTCACTTTTGCACGTGCTCGCATTTTCGATGATGGCGTGGATGGCCGGTGCACATGCCTGCATCAGCCGCAGCCGAGTTGCCATCGCCGTCCTGTTTGCACCATTACTACTGGCCTTGCACATGGTATCGGTATTTGTACTGTTGCTGCCTGTGTCACTGGCGCTCGGCTGGCTGTCATGGATCACGCTGAAGAGTTTTCGCGCAAACCGCGAAGGCCCCATTCATGGTAGTGGCACCCTGCTGCTTACGACGCTTCCCTTGCAGATCGGCCTGTTC includes these proteins:
- a CDS encoding ABC transporter ATP-binding protein — protein: MSTPELKVIEQPVRPSTSQNLPYVIETENLELRYGKKFALKSLSLKIPPGRIHALVGANGAGKSSLFRILLGFQSPTGGEARILGRDCVSLNEHDRARIGFVNEEHSLPAWLRVEDVVKMQRNLYPQWDQKVYRSIVGHFNVGEEQRIRELSRGERAGVNLAMAMAQKPELLILDEPTLGLDVVAKRAFLEAVLASVEATNCTIIYCSHQMEEIERLADNLIVMELGELVHMSSPDEFCERVSLWVAEFPFQTSGAEFLPGVLQVERIDGLFHFIVLDQDENFGELLEDKGARCAWQGAVDLDRAVNAFLTRNHARPLPDNAEPDIAGENGGDAQ